In Amia ocellicauda isolate fAmiCal2 chromosome 7, fAmiCal2.hap1, whole genome shotgun sequence, one genomic interval encodes:
- the dvl3b gene encoding segment polarity protein dishevelled homolog DVL-3 isoform X1: MGETKIIYHIDDQETPYLVKLPIPAERVTLADFKNVLNKPNYKFFFKSMDDDFGVVKEEISDDNAKLPCFNGRVVSWLVSADGSHSDGGSVCADSQSDLPPPIERTGGIGDSRPPSFHANAAGSQDNLDNETETESVVSLRRERPRRKDTHDHGPRVNGHARPERRQEMGGYESSSTLMSSELDTTSFFDSEEDDSASRFSSSTEQSTSSRLMRRHRRRRRKPKAPRMERSSSFSSITDSTMSLNIITVTLNMEKYNFLGISIVGQSNERGDGGIYIGSIMKGGAVAADGRIEPGDMLLQVNDINFENMSNDDAVRVLREIVHKPGPITLTVAKCWDPNPRGCFTLPRMVSYVAYCPHPTGEPIRPIDPAAWVSHTAAMTGGYPVYGMSPSMSTITSTSSSITSSIPETERFDDFHLSIHSDMATIAKAMASPESGLEVRDRMWLKITIPNAFIGSDVVDWLYHHVEGFTDRREARKYASNLLKAGYIRHTVNKITFSEQCYYIFGDLCGNMANLSLHDHDGSSGASDQDTLAPLPHPGAAPWPLAFPYQYPVPHPYNPHPVHEPPYSYGGGGGSAGSQHSEGSRSSGSNRSGSEQRRKEKEAAGSGKPPGAGDSKSGGSGSESDHTTRSGVGRRERAPSERSAAPPSEHSVHSVHSVRSGHSLRSSHSHAYGPPGLPPPPFPQPLMGASTSAPPGAPPSRDLASVPPELTASRQSFRMAMGNPSEFFVDVM; this comes from the exons GGATGACAATGCCAAGCTGCCCTGTTTCAATGGCCGGGTGGTGTCCTGG CTGGTGTCAGCAGACGGTTCGCACTCTGATGGGGGCTCGGTCTGTGCCGACAGCCAATCGGATCTCCCGCCGCCCATCGAGAGGACCGGGGGCATCGGGGACTCCAGACCACCGTCCTTCCA TGCAAATGCTGCCGGCAGTCAGGACAATCTGGACAATGAGACTGAGACGGAGTCTGTGGTGTCCCTGCGGCGAGAGCGGCCACGGAGGAAAGACACGCATGACCATG GACCGCGGGTGAACGGGCACGCACGGCCAGAGCGACGGCAGGAAATGGGCGGCTACGAGAGCTCGTCCACGCTGATGAGTAGTGAGCTGGACACAACCAGCTTCTTTGACTCAGAGGAGGATGACTCTGCCAGCCG GTTCAGCAGCTCCACCGAACAGAGCACCTCCTCCAGGCTCATGAGACGACACCGCCGCCGCCGACGGAAACCCAAAGCCCCACGCATGGAGAGG TCCTCGTCATTCAGCAGTATCACAGACTCCACCATGTCTCTCAACATCATCACTGTCACTTTAAACATGG AGAAATATAACTTCCTGGGCATCAGCATCGTGGGCCAAAGTAACGAGCGTGGCGACGGGGGCATCTATATCGGCTCCATCATGAAGGGGGGCGCTGTGGCAGCTGACGGGAGGATAGAGCCCGGGGACATGCTGCTGCAG gtgAACGATATCAACTTTGAGAACATGAGCAACGACGATGCAGTGCGAGTTCTGCGGGAGATTGTACACAAGCCTGG TCCCATCACTCTAACGGTGGCCAAATGCTGGGACCCCAACCCTCGAGGCTGCTTCACCCTGCCAAGGA TGGTGAGCTATGTGGCATACTGCCCCCATCCCACAG gtGAGCCGATTCGGCCCATAGACCCTGCAGCCTGGGTGTCCCACACGGCGGCGATGACTGGGGGGTACCCGGTGTACGGTATGAGCCCTTCCATGAGCACCATCACCTCCACCAGCTCCTCCATCACCAGCTCCATCCCCGAGACCGAAC GCTTCGACGATTTCCACCTGTCAATCCACAGCGACATGGCCACCATAGCCAAGGCCATGGCCTCTCCAGAGTCTGGCCTGGAGGTGCGAGACAGGATGTGGCTGAAAATCACCATCCCCAATGCTTTCATAG GCTCGGACGTGGTCGACTGGCTGTACCACCATGTGGAGGGCTTCACTGATCGGCGGGAGGCACGCAAGTATGCCAGCAACCTGTTAAAGGCTGGCTACATCCGGCACACCGTCAACAAGATCACCTTCTCCGAGCAGTGCTACTACATCTTCGGGGACCTGTGTGGCA ACATGGCCAACCTTTCTCTCCATGACCATGACGGTTCCAGTGGAGCCTCAGACCAGGACACCCTGGCCCCTCTGCCCCACCCTGGGGCTGCCCCATGGCCCTTGGCCTTCCCCTACCAATACCCTGTCCCCCATCCCTACAACCCACATCCTGTGCATGAGCCACCCTACAGCTAcgggggaggagggggcagtGCAGGCTCCCAGCACAGCGAAG ggaGTCGCAGCAGTGGTTCTAACCGCAGTGGCAGCGAACAGCGGCGCAAAGAAAAGGAGGCGGCGGGGTCAGGGAAGCCACCCGGGGCCGGGGACTCCAAGTCGGGTGGCAGCGGAAGCGAATCGGATCACACCACACGCAGCGGGGTGGGGCGGCGGGAGAGGGCCCCCAGCGAGCGCTCAGCAGCACCCCCTAGCGAGCATAGCGTGCATAGCGTTCACAGCGTGCGCAGTGGACACAGCCTGCGCAGCTCACACAGCCACGCCTACGGCCCCCCCGgcctgcccccaccccccttcccGCAGCCCCTGATGGGCGCCTCCACCAGTGCTCCCCCCGGTGCCCCCCCGAGCCGCGACCTCGCCTCTGTGCCACCCGAGCTCACCGCCAGCCGTCAGTCCTTCCGCATGGCCATGGGCAACCCCAGCGAGTTCTTTGTGGATGTCATGTGA
- the dvl3b gene encoding segment polarity protein dishevelled homolog DVL-3 isoform X2 — protein sequence MGETKIIYHIDDQETPYLVKLPIPAERVTLADFKNVLNKPNYKFFFKSMDDDFGVVKEEISDDNAKLPCFNGRVVSWLVSADGSHSDGGSVCADSQSDLPPPIERTGGIGDSRPPSFHANAAGSQDNLDNETETESVVSLRRERPRRKDTHDHGPRVNGHARPERRQEMGGYESSSTLMSSELDTTSFFDSEEDDSASRFSSSTEQSTSSRLMRRHRRRRRKPKAPRMERSSSFSSITDSTMSLNIITVTLNMEKYNFLGISIVGQSNERGDGGIYIGSIMKGGAVAADGRIEPGDMLLQVNDINFENMSNDDAVRVLREIVHKPGPITLTVAKCWDPNPRGCFTLPRSEPIRPIDPAAWVSHTAAMTGGYPVYGMSPSMSTITSTSSSITSSIPETERFDDFHLSIHSDMATIAKAMASPESGLEVRDRMWLKITIPNAFIGSDVVDWLYHHVEGFTDRREARKYASNLLKAGYIRHTVNKITFSEQCYYIFGDLCGNMANLSLHDHDGSSGASDQDTLAPLPHPGAAPWPLAFPYQYPVPHPYNPHPVHEPPYSYGGGGGSAGSQHSEGSRSSGSNRSGSEQRRKEKEAAGSGKPPGAGDSKSGGSGSESDHTTRSGVGRRERAPSERSAAPPSEHSVHSVHSVRSGHSLRSSHSHAYGPPGLPPPPFPQPLMGASTSAPPGAPPSRDLASVPPELTASRQSFRMAMGNPSEFFVDVM from the exons GGATGACAATGCCAAGCTGCCCTGTTTCAATGGCCGGGTGGTGTCCTGG CTGGTGTCAGCAGACGGTTCGCACTCTGATGGGGGCTCGGTCTGTGCCGACAGCCAATCGGATCTCCCGCCGCCCATCGAGAGGACCGGGGGCATCGGGGACTCCAGACCACCGTCCTTCCA TGCAAATGCTGCCGGCAGTCAGGACAATCTGGACAATGAGACTGAGACGGAGTCTGTGGTGTCCCTGCGGCGAGAGCGGCCACGGAGGAAAGACACGCATGACCATG GACCGCGGGTGAACGGGCACGCACGGCCAGAGCGACGGCAGGAAATGGGCGGCTACGAGAGCTCGTCCACGCTGATGAGTAGTGAGCTGGACACAACCAGCTTCTTTGACTCAGAGGAGGATGACTCTGCCAGCCG GTTCAGCAGCTCCACCGAACAGAGCACCTCCTCCAGGCTCATGAGACGACACCGCCGCCGCCGACGGAAACCCAAAGCCCCACGCATGGAGAGG TCCTCGTCATTCAGCAGTATCACAGACTCCACCATGTCTCTCAACATCATCACTGTCACTTTAAACATGG AGAAATATAACTTCCTGGGCATCAGCATCGTGGGCCAAAGTAACGAGCGTGGCGACGGGGGCATCTATATCGGCTCCATCATGAAGGGGGGCGCTGTGGCAGCTGACGGGAGGATAGAGCCCGGGGACATGCTGCTGCAG gtgAACGATATCAACTTTGAGAACATGAGCAACGACGATGCAGTGCGAGTTCTGCGGGAGATTGTACACAAGCCTGG TCCCATCACTCTAACGGTGGCCAAATGCTGGGACCCCAACCCTCGAGGCTGCTTCACCCTGCCAAGGA gtGAGCCGATTCGGCCCATAGACCCTGCAGCCTGGGTGTCCCACACGGCGGCGATGACTGGGGGGTACCCGGTGTACGGTATGAGCCCTTCCATGAGCACCATCACCTCCACCAGCTCCTCCATCACCAGCTCCATCCCCGAGACCGAAC GCTTCGACGATTTCCACCTGTCAATCCACAGCGACATGGCCACCATAGCCAAGGCCATGGCCTCTCCAGAGTCTGGCCTGGAGGTGCGAGACAGGATGTGGCTGAAAATCACCATCCCCAATGCTTTCATAG GCTCGGACGTGGTCGACTGGCTGTACCACCATGTGGAGGGCTTCACTGATCGGCGGGAGGCACGCAAGTATGCCAGCAACCTGTTAAAGGCTGGCTACATCCGGCACACCGTCAACAAGATCACCTTCTCCGAGCAGTGCTACTACATCTTCGGGGACCTGTGTGGCA ACATGGCCAACCTTTCTCTCCATGACCATGACGGTTCCAGTGGAGCCTCAGACCAGGACACCCTGGCCCCTCTGCCCCACCCTGGGGCTGCCCCATGGCCCTTGGCCTTCCCCTACCAATACCCTGTCCCCCATCCCTACAACCCACATCCTGTGCATGAGCCACCCTACAGCTAcgggggaggagggggcagtGCAGGCTCCCAGCACAGCGAAG ggaGTCGCAGCAGTGGTTCTAACCGCAGTGGCAGCGAACAGCGGCGCAAAGAAAAGGAGGCGGCGGGGTCAGGGAAGCCACCCGGGGCCGGGGACTCCAAGTCGGGTGGCAGCGGAAGCGAATCGGATCACACCACACGCAGCGGGGTGGGGCGGCGGGAGAGGGCCCCCAGCGAGCGCTCAGCAGCACCCCCTAGCGAGCATAGCGTGCATAGCGTTCACAGCGTGCGCAGTGGACACAGCCTGCGCAGCTCACACAGCCACGCCTACGGCCCCCCCGgcctgcccccaccccccttcccGCAGCCCCTGATGGGCGCCTCCACCAGTGCTCCCCCCGGTGCCCCCCCGAGCCGCGACCTCGCCTCTGTGCCACCCGAGCTCACCGCCAGCCGTCAGTCCTTCCGCATGGCCATGGGCAACCCCAGCGAGTTCTTTGTGGATGTCATGTGA